In the genome of Aspergillus flavus chromosome 8, complete sequence, one region contains:
- a CDS encoding uncharacterized protein (expressed protein): MARDFLAVTINGVGVERLFNSARDICHYRRSRRHSDTIEATMLQMCTDRFTIDEEFRNIMDDIDTEDILFTVDERQDDDMENIIYISDIEDVDDLEDDSEDSAILIEQAAEPSLPNSDLTRTQQEVDARTSRSLRHHDRRPRQYKE, from the coding sequence ATGGCACGGGATTTCTTAGCTGTGACAATAAATGGTGTCGGTGTAGAACGTTTATTTAATAGTGCTCGAGATATCTGCCACTACCGCCGAAGTCGCCGCCATTCCGATACAATTGAAGCAACAATGCTCCAGATGTGTACTGATCGATTTACAATCGATGAAGAGTTTCGGAATATCATGGATGATATAGATACAgaggatattctttttactGTTGATGAAAGGCAGGATGACGATATGGAGAACATAATCTATATCAGTGATATagaggatgtggatgatcttgaagatgattCTGAGGACAGTGCTATATTGATTGAGCAAGCTGCTGAACCCTCACTCCCTAATTCAGATCTTACGCGTACCCAACAGGAGGTAGATGCTCGTACATCCCGTAGTTTACGACATCATGATCGACGTCCAAGGCAATATAAAGAATAG
- a CDS encoding uncharacterized protein (expressed protein) encodes MSVEPRITSANPVRQQGHLDYERCAALNNEIYRLSWSGYYSGSHITWWEYFSPSLKTAETLDPSLIKFLKLALFDPKDGPSDWTDRPALFYWISSLNDPDAFFETWVKELYPGRFVWLYCATGYLMGDERGILYDQEESLAAFVGYKFEERPMCIHGWGFKPLEVILDSYLDMIDEGKVTLMGPDPPNWPRPIKPWVLHSYTNIDVEKALSAMQRLLEAIEARQPSREAADSYNPWSDPSLLASINLPPNTFAHDFLMGLSTQKIHFRYIAPGIRLPTVAEFANQPYLGSYPTNDPTSLPLLLFYTDGEKGLGHGLHPLSPPPPLSTSQPRSDTPEIPARVYIETIHSRTTRAFSNACYLLLPFKVGENGWTRTSDGAQTGIVIEDKESQPKDDDESLYQSGLNGFNNRGYIQLDKMVEAGEWKIGDDGVIDKIQRFKDADTEMHWYKYCIPPSW; translated from the exons ATGTCAGTGGAACCACGCATCACCTCGGCCAATCCAGTGCGGCAACAAGGCCATCTAGATTATGAGCGATGCGCAGCATTGAACAATGAGATTTATCGCCTGTCATGGAGTGGATATTACTCAGGATCACATATTACCTGGTGGGAGTATTTTTCGCCATCGCTGAAGACTGCAGAAACTTTAGACCCTTCTCTTATTAAGTTCTTAAAATTGGCCCTGTTCGATCCCAAGGATGGCCCCAGCGATTGGACAGATAGACCTGCTCTATTTTACTGGATAAGTAGCCTCAATGACCCTGATGCGTTCTTCGAGACCTGGGTTAAGGAATTATACCCCGGTCGGTTTGTGTGGCTCTATTGCGCCACAGGGTATCTCATGGGCGATGAGAGGGGCATTTT ATACGACCAGGAAGAATCTCTAGCAGCCTTCGTAGGCTATAAATTCGAAGAGCGTCCAATGTGTATCCACGGCTGGGGATTCAAGCCACTAGAGGTCATTCTCGATTCCTATCTCGATATGATTGACGAAGGCAAGGTCACCCTGATGGGTCCTGACCCTCCGAACTGGCCGAGGCCTATTAAGCCATGGGTTCTCCATTCATATACCAACATCGATGTAGAAAAAGCCTTGTCTGCTATGCAGAGACTCCTGGAGGCTATTGAGGCCCGCCAACCATCCCGTGAAGCAGCTGACTCCTACAATCCTTGGTCCGACCCAAGCCTGCTTGCCTCAATCAATCTACCACCAAATACCTTTGCGCACGACTTTCTCATGGGTCTCTCCACACAAAAGATCCACTTTCGCTATATTGCACCTGGCATTCGACTACCAACCGTCGCAGAATTCGCCAACCAACCTTACCTCGGCTCCTATCCAACGAATGATCCAACATCACTGCCcctgcttcttttctatacGGATGGTGAGAAGGGCCTTGGCCATGGGcttcatcctctttcccCACCGCCCCCGTTATCGACCTCTCAACCACGTAGCGATACTCCAGAGATCCCAGCTAGGGTGTACATAGAAACTATCCATTCAAGAACAACCCGTGCCTTTTCAAATGCGTGTTATCTTCTTTTACCTTTCAAGGTTGGGGAAAACGGGTGGACTCGCACTAGCGATGGAGCTCAAACTGGAATAGTGATAGAAGATAAAGAATCCCAACCTaaagacgatgatgagagtCTCTACCAATCGGGACTCAACGGATTTAATAATCGTGGTTATATTCAGTTAGATAAA ATGGTGGAGGCTGGTGAGTGGAAgattggagatgatgggGTGATTGACAAAATTCAAAGGTTCAAGGATGCTGATACGGAGATGCATTGGTATAAGTATTGCATTCCACCTAGTTGGTGA
- a CDS encoding putative transporter, producing the protein MAFLKGSQKEPYFGMKGGAPFLSKSCFQNVANSLFTEQVACATDMSLFGYDQGLLSGVVVTEDFLVVHDLVGTSKTKTLSTVTAIYDVGCSFGALVAFDIGERLGRKKSILLGTTLMAICTLLKCTSYSLLQIFVGRVTLGFGNGIDTSTAPIWKTETSSPKWRGKLVFLEMVMNLLGFSFMFIFVLFATVPWLPESPRYVKGYEKEAIEILSCIEDKRIDDPYVVAQKNEFEYTIYYERENAIRWRDILLRRKTDSTDSKSLRRLILGAGTQFMQQFEGINIMPYYLPTVLMRFVGLSDSMARLLTAVNSVTYLIYTCCAVGLIERMGRRGLMMLFTAGQFFAFLNITILLRYAEANAGTVEGQRFGFASIVFFSLFYIFFGLGMLKIPMTNFVMVEITPIGIENIGWKFWIVWTVFNAAFLPVIYFFYPERDFVLANRTLEDIDAYYRSNPSLIVIKDPDAISVKRPLKYIEREDHEMKKIGEIRTKKVDDLMVEHVE; encoded by the exons ATGGCCTTCTTAAAGGGCTCCCAGAAAGAACCCTACTTTGGGATGAAAGGGGGGG CTCCTTTCCTGTCCAAGTCATGTTTCCAAAACGTGGCTAACTCCTTGTTTACTGAGCAGGTTGCCTGTGCCACAGACATGAGTTTGTTTGGATATGATCAGGGTCTTCTCA GCGGCGTTGTGGTTACGGAAGACTTCTTGGTGGTTCACGATCTGGTCGGAACGTCAAAGACTAAGACGCTCTCCACTGTCACTGCCATCTACGACGTTGGGTGTTCCTTCGGCGCACTCGTGGCTTTCGACATTGGGGAACGCCTGGGTCGAAAGAAGTCAATCTTACTAGGAACCACCCTCATGGCTATCTGCACCCTCCTCAAGTGCACATCTTACAGTCTTTTACAAATATTCGTCGGTCGAGTAACTCTGGG TTTCGGAAATGGCATCGATACATCAACAGCGCCAATCTGGAAAACAGAGACTTCCTCACCAAAATGGAGAGGGAAGCTCGTTTTCTTAGAAATGGTCATGAACCTCCTTGGCTTTTCC TTCATGTTCATCTTCGTTCTCTTTGCAACTGTCCCATGGCTTCCCGAGTCCCCGAGGTACGTT AAAGGATACGAAAAGGAAGCCATCGAAATCCTATCATGCATCGAAGACAAGCGCATCGACGACCCCTATGTTGTGGCACAGAAAAACGAATTCGAATACACGATATACTACGAAAGAGAGAATGCCATCCGATGGCGCGACATCCTTCTACGCAGAAAGACCGACAGCACAGATTCCAAAAGCTTGCGACGACTGATCCTTGGCGCTGGCACACAATTCATGCAACAATTCGAAGGTATCAATATAATGCCTTACTATCTGCCCACTGTCCTCATGAGATTTGTGGGGCTTTCTGATTCGATGGCACGGCTTCTTACGGCAGTCAATTCTGTCACCTATCTTATTTACACCTGCTGTGCCGTAGGGTTGATTGAGCGAATGGGACGCCGCGGCCTGATGATGCTGTTTACCGCAGGCCagttctttgctttcctgaATATTACGATCCTGCTGCGTTATGCGGAGGCCAATGCTGGTACTGTCGAAGGACAACGATTTGGTTTCGCCTCTATTGtgttcttttccctcttctatATTTTCTTTGGTCTTGGCATGCTCAAGATCCC AATGACAAACTTTGTCATGGTGGAGATCACTCCTATTGGAATTGAAAACATCGGTTGGAAGTTTTGGATAGTCTGGACAGTGTTCAACGCCGCGTTCTTGCCAGTCatctatttcttttatccAGAAAGAGAT TTTGTTCTAGCCAACCGCACCCTAGAAGACATTGATGCGTACTACCGTTCGAACCCGTCGTTGATCGTCATCAAGGATCCGGATGCCATCTCCGTCAAACGCCCGTTGAAGTACATTGAGCGCGAAGACCACGAGATGAAAAAGATTGGTGAAATCAGGACGAAGAAGGTCGATGATCTTATGGTGGAACATGTGGAATAA
- a CDS encoding putative MFS multidrug transporter, protein MADQPANNAPHSQSSNSFLDRLKGFFGFDNDVDPDELRNSKDIEIHSWNGPNDPENPFNWSLKYKWLLTVTVCFISILTGLPAGTYGSGNDWMEEKFHVQNSPFPNLYWATTSWNMGAAFWPLIFVPLTESSGRMPGYFVAYVILVISLFPSAFANNFATLVVTRFFGGGASSVSINIVGGSISDVWLGEKARSLPMSLFGFTSVVGIALGPFIGSAIVQIHKSDPWRWIFYIQIIYNAALIPVFYLILSETRPDVILKKRARKIRKETGRPVYAQAELNKVNTLKLLQISFQRPTRMLLTEPVVIFFTLWISFAWGILYLFFSSVVQTYSTNYGWGVMATGLVQLAISVGAVIGTAINPIQDWIYLSSARRNSEKPGKPIPEARLYTAIPGSLLFAAGLFWYGWASMPDVHWIVPTIGITAAGIGIYSIYMAVVNYLTDAYEKYAASALSAASLGRNSFGAFLPLASPQLFSNLGFGWAGSLLGFIGIALSVVPVVLVLKGPQIRNSSPFMRESMWTSDEVDEVDEPSAEKVPTAEIP, encoded by the exons ATGGCCGATCAACCCGCCAACAACGCCCCGCATAGTCAGTCCAGTAATTCTTTTCTGGACAG GCTAAagggcttcttcggctttgATAACGATGTCGACCCCGATGAACTGCGTAACAGCAAGGACATCGAAATCCACTCTTGGAACGGTCCAAACGACCCTGAGAACCC GTTCAACTGGAGTCTTAAGTACAAATGGCTTTTAACAGTCACTGTTTGCTTCAT CTCTATCTTGACTGGACTTCCAGCAGGAACCTATGGCTCTGGAAATGACtggatggaagagaaattcCATGTTCAGAattctccttttcccaacCTCTACTGGGCAACGACGTCCTGGAATATGGGCGCTGCCTTCTGGCCGTTGATCTTTGTGCCTCTCACTGAGTCTTCTGGTCGTATGCCTGGGTACTTTGTAGCCTATGTGATCCTGGTGATTTCCTTATTCCCATCGGCATTCGCGAATAACTTCGCCACGCTGGTTGTCACTCGCTTCTTTGGTGGCGGTGCCTCCTCGGTCTCCATCAACATTGTCGGAGGAAGCATCAGTGACGTTTGGTTGGGTGAGAAGGCTCGCAGTCTGCCTATGTCGTTGTTTGGCTTCACCAGTGTTGTAGGTATTGCACTGGGCCCCTTCATCGGTTCGGCCATTGTACAGATCCACAAGTCTGACCCTTGGCGTTG GATCTTCTATATTCAGATTATCTATAATGCCGCCCTCATCCCCGTGTTCTACCTGATCCTCAGCGAAACCCGCCCTGATGTGATCTTAAAGAAACGGGCCCGAAAGATCCGGAAGGAAACCGGCCGACCTGTCTATGCCCAAGCAGAACTCAACAAAGTCAACACACTCAAGCTTCTGCAGATCTCCTTCCAACGTCCTACACGTATGCTCTTAACTGAGCCTGTTGTTATATTCTTTACTCTCTGGATCAGTTTTGCCTGGGGTATTTTGTATCTATTCTTCTCCAGTGTGGTCCAAACCTACAGCACCAATTATGGCTGGGGCGTTATGGCCACTGGTCTTGTTCAACTCGCTATCTCCGTGGGTGCGGTCATCGGTACAGCCATCAACCCTATCCAGGACTGGATCTATCTGAGTTCGGCCAGACGCAACTCCGAAAAGCCCGGCAAACCCATCCCCGAGGCTCGTCTTTACACCGCGATCCCCGGTAGCTTACTTTTCGCAGCTGGCCTGTTCTGGTACGGTTGGGCCAGTATGCCCGACGTGCACTGGATTGTACCCACGATCGGCATCACGGCTGCCGGTATCGGTATCTACTCCATCTATATGGCTGTGGTCAACTACCTTACCGACGCGTACGAGAAGTACGCCGCCTCGGCTTTGTCGGCTGCTTCGTTGGGTCGTAACTCGTTCGGTGCTTTCCTCCCTCTGGCTTCGCCTCAGCTGTTCTCGAATCTCGGCTTTGGATGGGCCGGTTCGTTATTGGGCTTTATCGGTATCGCGCTTTCGGTTGTCCCTGTTGTCTTGGTGTTGAAGGGTCCTCAGATCCGTAATAGTAGTCCTTTCATGCGTGAGTCTATGTGGACTTCggatgaggttgatgagGTGGATGAGCCCAGTGCGGAGAAGGTGCCTACTGCTGAGATCCCGTAA